A segment of the Necator americanus strain Aroian chromosome IV, whole genome shotgun sequence genome:
CCGTTGGAGGTTACTGTTTCGCAtctaaatttattcttttatgatTTTTGGCGCTTTGAATGCTATAAATACCGTAATTTTCGCCCTTTTTGCTTTCCTGGTAATCTAGTGTTAACATAATAAGGCAAGTGATTACATATGTGTTATATTCTTGCATATGTATATGTCTCCAAATTGCAAGGGTTGCTCCACCGACAtctactccattggcagtgttgaggataggagaaaatcttttcattttgctgctaTGCTGTTTTattagagcataggctttccgcgggttcctgtgcTCCCatgccttctcaaactccatcggtCTTGACATCCACTCGTTATCGTTCATTTTTCCTCCGTTCTgaactttgaagccgcgttcgactctcctcaccgaggccgtcttctcaacgcgctccgcgccgatggagtaccaggaaagttcgttcgcctgcttgatgacatgaatcaatgaacaactgctgcagttcaaaCACctgccggatgtacaacaccgtttgaagtggtaactgaagtaagacaaggggcagtggcaggatccttcttgttcaatttcgccatcgacgacactATGCGAAGagcagtcgaccagtgtcctgccgacattgtcttagcaccttTAAGGTGCCCTTTGACTGATCTCGactacgccgacgatgttgttatattcgcggaaagcagtacgaaacttcaacatgttgccaaccttgtatcgaagctggctgcagcctatggactacgtctacgcactgataaatgcaagcagatgtggatcttttcgtgacctcgaacgggaatcaggtgGACGGACAACAGATAGAACTCGGCGATGAGttctgtacgctgaagaacaacggcagctacgagagagatgttcagcaaagatgcgctaaggccacttctgcatttaactccttaacgaaatgcctgtggtcgacccccatcaccaacgaagtcaagctgcgagtctacctattcgcgcaattcgccccaccatgatgtacggatcagagacttgggcagcaccatcaacggttatggagaggtttgattgcacggaacgaaagctgcttagacggctacttggctacttttggcttagggtatgccacaatgaagatcttttcgCAGAAATAGATGTGGTATACTGACGATGACACCTGGAAGAtaccaacatcttgcaccgccatcgaaagtggctaaagtaaatcgtcttcgcttctttggtcatatactAAGGAGAcaggcagatcgccttgttcaacgagttctgaggagtttgccgggttcgagctggaagaaaacacctggccgaaaacggaagttctggaatgaggtggtgaaagaggacctgagggcactcggcgtggataggcagttcagacgagacgtaaggtttcgcagaatatggaatagcgacaaatggattgattctgtacAAGCTCTTGCAGAAGATcaagaaggttgggcagaggtGTGTTCAAGGACAGCACACCTcggcgggtaatcgcgtcaggagATAACATCAGCaagccgattaagtcaagtaagatatatgtatatgtatatgttatACTAAATTATTGTAATTTCACATCGCATAACCACTCTTCGCCCACACCttaatatttcaaatgataataaacattaaaaaaattaacaatttcCTCTGCTACTTCATCAAGGAAGCATCGGAGATGACACACATTATTTAAGAAACGTTTCGCCAAAAAGAGGACCTACTGACGTGTCGACAACGTAGCATGGCTTCCAAGGAATTTCTGTATTTCACAGAATTTCAATTGGAATTTTCACCTGTATCCTGCAATGAAAATGATATCCTACGGAACGATTCGTTAGAATTCCCACATTAGTGTGTAGTCCTCAGGCATCGATGTCTGCACAAATGTGCATTACTggtttaattgtttttttacacTCTACTATTAATATATACACGTTCTAATTTGTGAAAACTATTGTCCTTTCTTAAGGGATTCTTCGAAAGTTATCGAATCACTACCATTTATGAAAAGCGAAAGTTAAGTAATGCAGTAAGGCATCattctgaatgttttttttagaagagaagTACTATAAGACTTCGAACAATTGTTGATTTAGaactttaaaaataacaaataagttaaattataattaaatttacaagtggaaaacccatacttcgagtaatacttccaAATCATGCCTACATTATGTTGGGAACGAAGGAGTGTTCGAAGCTGAATATAATACAAGTGTGGAGCTGACGCTTTTAGAAAGGAAACTTTATTTAAACCTTTCACCtttatttgttaaaaaaaaagaggaagagaggaagaaagcgttaTTAGAACAACAGAAATCTAACGTCAGAGAATtacagagagaaagaaaataaatagactactattatttttcatagatCATCACTATATATTGGAGTGTAAGATTTATGGATATTACCGTATTTATGGGTAGAGCTAATGcttagtaaataaaattaaatacttGCAATAAATAAGCATTGAAATATAATGTATAGATATATGAAATAGAATATCCTTTAGGGTTTTCTTTCTAGGCTTCACTATATCCATTTGTTTATCTCGGACTCATCGATATCCTCGTTAACAAATTTATCGATGCATTAAACTTATCGTCTCACGTTCCCTACATTCGCTCGTCTCTGCTCACTCATTTCATTTAATGCATCGTTCACATGTTCACTTATTTCTCGAATTATTCCCTCATTTACACACTACGTTCTTCACAATCGAATCTGtcattgaaaaaatcattctcaCTTCACTTATCAGattgtttccattttcctacattttctTAACTAAGAATCCCTCATTCATTACATTTCTCTCCCCAACAATCGTTAAATCAATCCACACTTCTGATAGCTGTCATCGTATGCAGAGATATGCGATGATTTCAAGAATATAATTTGTTTTCAAGGTctatcagtttcttttttttgcagaattatattattacaaaCATGTTATATCCATATTCGCTTGAGCTCTATATTTCATTGTCCTTTTACGAGGGTGGTAAATGAGAGTACTAATAATTTGTCTCATGgtttcttagaatttttttttcttttgaagggaacagaaaatttatttcgaaGAAGTTCGCAACGGGTAGAATCATTTGGTTCGATGATATATTCCTTATCACAACCAATGCACTTTAACCAGTGCGACGAGCTGACTTTACGTTACTGAGGCATCAGAAATTCGTTCATGCCAACAATACGTTCATAGGTCTGCTTAACTAAATTTCCCCCCATACAACAATTTCCCCCAACTCTAAACACCCCAGAAAGAGCCGTTAAGCAGTGAAATGTCTGCTTTGGCTCCGAAAATTGTCTCATTCTAGAGCCTCTACGCATGATGAGATCAGTTTCGTCCCATTTTAGTGACGTGAAAGAACGACGTTggtgaaaatgttgaaaagcaGATGAAATTacataattctttttcttatccaTATCTATTTCTGCACTTCCTTTGCACTGGACTTCCTTCCGATATCTATTCTTCCAATTCCTGCTCTTGCTCATTGGTAGCGCAGAGTCCTATTTGGAATTTGTGCAAAGTACGGTGCATCCTGGATAACATTttcagaattcagaaaaagaaaagaaaaaagtagtctTCCATACAGTGTTAGTGATTCATACATATCTTCTCTTGATTTACCGACCGTACATTATTCAcgcatgtttttctttgtcggTAATTTCTACCACTATGATCCTTCgactgaattgaagtcaaatcTAGACTACTAAGTACCTCTTTTTATATAGCTATTCTATTGTACCAGGAAGAGAGcacaatttcgattttttactTTCAGGAACCTTTATTTGTATGCAATCGTGCTTCTTCTAACTTTAGAGTCTGGTTTACTGTTctcactattttttaaaattttgtagtACTCTGAACGTTTTCCAATTGTCAAGATCTTGTTGTTATCACCTTTCAGTGAtgcaattttttcattgtcataatatctttaaaaaaaaagactttcgACGAAATAGTTTGTCCAACGATAAGGataaggaaggaagaaaatggaattttgTAAGCAAAAGGACATCTGATTTTCAGACGTTATCTGCCTTTGCCTTCTTCGCTTTTACGTAGCCCCCGAACAGTTAAACTCCCcgtgttttcgtttttcatgtTCTGATGTATTTTGTTCTAATATTTAACGCAGAAAAACTGTAATCTTCTTCAGGAATATCCATCAATTTGATGTGATCAGGAGCTAGAACCCTCCCGGTTTCAAGTCTAAGGActcaaaaaatcagaaaatcttCACCCTAAAGCTTTTTAATGACTTTTCATGAGGACAATCATCAAGGACAAGGGAAAAGCGTTCACGTTTAGCTGCCTTTGGTCATGGTCCTagtaattttcgtttttcgaaGGTTGGGATAGCTGCATTTACAATTTCGTTGTTTCTTCCATAGTCTACTCATACCACGGACAGAGTAGCAGTCAGTTCAGCATTTCCTTTCCCTTCCTCTGTGTATATTGGCGAGTGaagcacagtcggtaagaggacgtgactgcacggtcgatcgTTGTTCGAAACAgccttagtgccaaccaagcctttcttctCCCAAAGGTTAATAAACTGGTGcaagagttgtctgggaggtgAGAAAGagactgacttgacacatctgctcgcccccgcaaatcattgcaGGGTTGCACACATTCATAATCCCCAAACGGTTCCGAATTAAACGCAAACGCGTCAGCGCTTCCCCGTAGGGATTTAtgaacgccgtgcactttatcctctgTCTATCCCTATGCGTAGCACAGCTTTGAGATATTCAAACGAACAAAGCGCAAATGAGTCATTTGTGTATAAACGGCAGATTGTACCGTCACATAGATTTGTGGCATACGTCAAATAATTTGCACTCTCTCTATAAATCCAGACAGTAAGCTCAACGAACGCACGCTCCCCTTTGCCTAAATTACTAatcattataattattatttactaaatAGAGTTCTTTATCCTCCTCGATATTCAATCTGCTCCTAGATCAAAACTCGTCTATTCGCATTCATTTTTGGTTGCTTACCTgcttttccctttctttttcctgacTTTTGAAACGAAAATTCTTGAGCCGCCTATGAAACAAGTTCTTGTCTATCGTTTTTGGAAAACTTGTAGTTGAAATGAATCGGTTCACTTcgattttcccattttttttcttgagatttttgaaacatctggGACTTCGCCTGGCATTGCTTTACATGCTGAGGACGAATGTGTTGAAAGGAAACTAAACAACGGCTATCCAACATATTAATCAAGTCggttttagaaagaaatataaatcGGTTATTGAAATGTTTATTGAATCAGGGGAAGCTATTTATCGGAGGTTCTCAGAAAGGAAAGCCGCAAGGATTCAGATCACGAAACAGTGCCATATCGTACAGGTCAAATCCGAACGCAgtattcgttgaaaaaaaaacttcaaaaattttcgaaattgctCGGAAACGAGCTACAGGTCACACGAAAAGCATCTTTAGAATTGTTTGGAAATCCGAAAATGTGAGTATACAAGAGAGGAGCAGGGCAAATTCTGCATTTGAACTCTTATTTCACGTCGCTTTCGACATGGTTACAGTTATCTGCGACGATGAAAGAGGAGCTGGAAGAATCTAAGTACTATGAAAAGGAAAGgggtgggtgtggtgtagcggttagaggttccgcttcctgcacgatcgatcggaggttcgaatccgcgctagtgctcaccaagcctttcatccctccggggtcgataaattggtaccagacttgtctgggaggataaaagcactgacttgatacatcggctagccaccgcaagtcattgtatgggccagatacacgttcgtaaacctcaaacgattctgaattgaagtgaacgtgggggcgcatcccaagcggattgattaacgccagaaactttatcctttatcctttatggaaAGGAACTGTGACCGTGTCCGAAGTGTTGAATTTTCAGGAAGGTGTTCAAGCGAAGATGTACAAGATGTGATGGAAGATAGAATTTCGAAACCTGGAATCAACAAGAGAATCGGTTATCCGAAGGGTCCATTTCATGAATTCATACACAGCCACCGAAAGAAGATCTTTTCTGCGACTCACTCTTCGTTTACAAACCTTGAAACGATGAGGGAAAAGGTCGCGGGCCCAAAATGGAGGAGAAAATTATCCTGCAATGCAATCAATGACTTCGTGTTAAGCTTGTCGAGTTCATTACGGACAACGCAACTGGGCAGACCGAACCCGACCTGCAGATGTCAAAGGAGTTCTGGCCGTGTTGTTCACAAAAACTGGCTCGGAAACATGGAACCTTAGACGGAAGGGAAATGAAGTTTGCCAAAATCGTCGAGGAGCGTCTGACAGCGATTATTAAGCACTTCGCCTCACTTTGCAGGGAAAGTTTGCAGACGACACGGTCTCAAATGCAATCTTTGAGGGAATCGCCTTTCAAGGTTTTGTGAAAGTGATGCAAATGCGAGAACCTCCTGTACAAACTGTGGCGGCTGATTTCGGTCAAGTATCCCATCCGTCATCGATGGGAAGGTCCGAATCAAACAGCCTTCAATAAAGCCATTCCTCTAACCCAACAACCCTACATATTTCGGGCCTAAAAAAACACAGACTTTTGGTGACCTACCTCACCTGAAGCCCAATCTCGATGAATGAACCTAAATCgaagtattgcccatgttcgactgccTTTGAGTCTCGGCATGCTGAAACGTTTGAAACGTTTTTTAGTTGATTTTCTttagttgattttttaaattgattttagctgttgtt
Coding sequences within it:
- a CDS encoding hypothetical protein (NECATOR_CHRIV.G16042.T1) — its product is MEYQEIQTPAGCTTPFEVVTEVRQGAVAGSFLFNFAIDDTMRRAVDQCPADIVLAPLRCPLTDLDYADDVVIFAESSTKLQHVANLVSKLAAAYGLRLRTDKCKQMWIFS
- a CDS encoding hypothetical protein (NECATOR_CHRIV.G16043.T1) is translated as MRRAVDQCPADIVLAPLRCPLTDLDYADDVVIFAESSTKLQHVANLVSKLAAAYGLRLRTDKCKQMWIFS
- a CDS encoding hypothetical protein (NECATOR_CHRIV.G16044.T2), with product MPVVDPHHQRSQAASLPIRAIRPTMMYGSETWAAPSTVMERNRCGILTMTPGRYQHLAPPSKVAKVNRLRFFGHILRRQADRLVQRVLRSLPGSSWKKTPGRKRKFWNEVVKEDLRALGVDRQFRRDVRFRRIWNSDKWIDSVQALAEDQEGRCSSEDVQDVMEDRISKPGINKRIGYPKACRVHYGQRNWADRTRPADVKGVLAVLFTKTGSETWNLRRKGNEGKFADDTVSNAIFEGIAFQGFVKVMQMREPPVQTVAADFGQVSHPSSMGRSESNSLQ
- a CDS encoding hypothetical protein (NECATOR_CHRIV.G16044.T1) gives rise to the protein MPVVDPHHQRSQAASLPIRAIRPTMMYGSETWAAPSTVMERNRCGILTMTPGRYQHLAPPSKVAKVNRLRFFGHILRRQADRLVQRVLRSLPGSSWKKTPGRKRKFWNEVVKEDLRALGVDRQFRRDVRFRRIWNSDKWIDSVQALAEDQEGWAELSATMKEELEESKYYEKERGRCSSEDVQDVMEDRISKPGINKRIACRVHYGQRNWADRTRPADVKGVLAVLFTKTGSETWNLRRKGNEGKFADDTVSNAIFEGIAFQGFVKVMQMREPPVQTVAADFGQVSHPSSMGRSESNSLQ